The Streptomyces sp. 135 sequence GCAGGCCTCCCTCTTCCAGTACGACGAGGAGGGCCGCGAGGTCGAGCGGATCCGCGTGCTCGCCTCGTACGGAGACCTCGACGCGCTCCCCGACGACGTCCGCACCACCGCCGAGCCGCCCGCGATCCCGCCGCTCGACCAGTGCTTCGGCGCGCAGGACGCTCCCGACCACCGCCCGGTGCCCGGCAGTTCCGCCATCGCCGACCGCCTCTTCCTGAAGCTCGACCCCGCCACGCTCGGCTGGGCGCTCGGGCAGCCGTCCGGCAAGGGGGAGATGCGCGGCTGGTTCGGCCTCGCGGACGGCCGCGACGCCGACCCGCTGTCGCTGTTGCTCGCGGTGGACGCGCTGCCGCCGACCGCCTTCGAGATGGGACTGACCGGCTGGGTGCCCACCGTGGAGCTCACGGTGCACGTCCGCCACCGCCCCGCCCCCGGCCCGCTGCGCGTCGCGATCACCACGCGGAACCTCGCGGGCGGCTTCCTGGAGGAGGACGCGGAGGTCTGGGACAGCGAGGACCGGCTGGTGGCCCAGTCACGCCAGCTCGCCCGGGTTCGGCTCTCCTAGCTCCTCGGGGTCCTGGGTCCTGCGGGTCCCCGCGGCCCTCGGGTCGGGCAGGCGTACGAGATCCTGGTCCGCGTGAAATCCGACCGGCTGCTCTCGATCCTGCTGCTGCTCCAGACGCGCGGCCGGGTGCCCGCGCACGAGCTTGCCGCCCGTCTCGAAGTCTCCGTCCGCACGATCTACCGGGACATCGAGGCCCTGTCCGCCTCCGGTGTCCCGGTCTACGCCGAGCGCGGGCGGCACGGCGGCATCGCACTGCTCGCCGGGTTCCGCACCGACGTGACGGGGCTGACCGCCGACGAGTCACGCGCCCTGTTCGTCCTCGCCGCGCAGGGCGCGCACGCCGCGCTCGGCCTGGACGAGGCGCTCGGTTCCGCGCTGCGCAAGGTGATGGCCGCGCTGCCCGAACCGCACCGCCCGGGCGCGGAGTTGGCGAGCCGCCGCATCCTCGTGGACGCCTCGCGCTGGATGAAGGGGCCGCTGCCCGTCGACCTGGAGGTGCTCCAGG is a genomic window containing:
- a CDS encoding thioesterase family protein — encoded protein: MATAASAPSAASLPASATARIGDSEFDRDTAVTRREPGVYDTELSAGWTIINAVNGGYLLAVLGRALADALPHADPFTISAHYLTASAPGPAVIRTDVVRAGRTLSTGQASLFQYDEEGREVERIRVLASYGDLDALPDDVRTTAEPPAIPPLDQCFGAQDAPDHRPVPGSSAIADRLFLKLDPATLGWALGQPSGKGEMRGWFGLADGRDADPLSLLLAVDALPPTAFEMGLTGWVPTVELTVHVRHRPAPGPLRVAITTRNLAGGFLEEDAEVWDSEDRLVAQSRQLARVRLS